ATTTAAAATAATTTGtagttaaaaatttatatatacaaGGGATTTAAACTTTaatgaaaaagttttaaaatcaacttcaaattaaaatttaaaatctaaATTTTCACATCGGCTAATTCTATATATAAGAAATGTTAGGGCCCGAAAACAAAACGGATATAGATATCTGTATCCTTActtaaattttcaactcgaaTGAATGGTTAGAGTGAAAAGGGGACAAAAGGAGTGTGAGAGATgcgaaatattttttctttgaatgaAGATATAAATCGAAAATAAAGTATCAAAATGTTTTTGTCTTCTtccttgttttttttagaacagtcttcttccttcttctattcttttttttaacggagtTCCTTCTTGTCTTGGAGAGAGTGCACACGTGGCTGTCTTTGCTAATCCAGTAGGAAGATGGCTGTCATTAGCTTCTACTGTAGAGAAACTAAACAGGTTAGATGGTATGGAAGTACACAGGCGACTCCAGCTAATCGCTGACTGACTGGAAGGCAATTTTTGCTGCCATTTTTGTCAagatagaagaaagaaaaggagatcTGTTACATGAATGATTTGGACGTAGTCCTAACAAGATTGCATCTACATGTGTATAGACTGTCCAACTGAGAAAGCAAAAATGCGTTGATGCTTGTGCAAAGCACATTTCAATTGATGGTGAGGATGTTGTTAAACCCCGGCCTTCAATTACATTCAAAACCTGATATTGATGCAGATGCAGATGTCTCTAAACTCGGGATCTTTTGATGTAACCCAACCGAATTCTCCTTTCCTGAATGGATTGTAGGAGTAGAATATTTTTCCCCAAAGTCCTTCCTAGAGAATAACAACAACAAAATGGCCattcgggttttttttttatagaaggaACAACATTATTTCTAGGCTGGCCTGGCCCAACCCGGACCAACCTCAGCCCATGGGCCACGGATCCCATGTTGGGAGAGCCCAGCCCGCTAAACCCTCGAGGCCCTAATAAAAAGAGGAGATAAAACCCTACCTAACCCCTTCtcttcccctccgccgccgacgaccaaACCCCACCTCCcaccccccgccgccgacgagccacAGACGAAGATGGCGGAGGTGAACCCGAAGGCGTACCCGCTCGCCGACTCGCAGCTGGCGCAGGCGATCCAGGAGCTCGTCAGCCAGGCCGCCAACTACAAGCAGCTCAAGAAGGGCGCCAACGAAGGTAAGTTCTCGCTTTCGGTTCTTGGGTGGAATTGCTATGATGTTCTTGCTGCTGCTAAAAGGGTGTGAGTTTTGTGTGCTTTTGCAGCGACGAAGACGCTCAACAGAGGGATCGCGGAGTTCGTGGTGATGGCGGCCGACGCCGAGCCCCTCGAGATCCTTCTCCACCTTCCCCTCCTCGCCGAGGACAAGGTCCATCAGATTGCTcaatgcttctttttttttttctaattgttgCGGGTTTCGATAGCTGTTGCTTGGGGTGCAGGGTTTAGATGAAACAGCACAAGAAGTGATAGAGTCGTTAGTATTTAGGCAGTAAATGTGATTTGATACCTGTTAGTACTGAATCCAGTGCATGCATTATTTGGCTGACAAATTTTGATTATTGATTATTCAACATTGCGTATATTCCGATAGTTTTTTTGATGCCCTGTGCTTTATTTTGTCATGATCTACTCGGTTCAGGTTCAATTATGTATAGATAAGACTTAAGACTACCTTGATAATTTTCCAAATTGCTGACGAGTAGCTTGTCCAAGAACATTTAGTTGCAATTTGGAAAAGATACTTATGTGTTGATAATTTGTTTTCCCTGTTTTGTATGTGAAATTGtgatattttcttttgaagCACATCAATATTACCTGACTCTGCCAATGTGACTGATGATTGTTGAGTATACTCTTCCACAAATTATTAGTGTATCTTCTATACTGCATTATTTTACAAGATACGGTAGGATCATTTTTTAGTTGATTGATGGTGCTGTACTGCTCTTATTACACTCAATTGTTCCTTCTGAATACAAAATCATGAATGAATTGTTACATCTTGACCTTGCATCTCACTTTCACACGCACGCCCACTGGCCATAAACCATGAAGAGTTTCATCCTCAATGGTGTACCGAACTCATTTGTACCGATGTGCAGAATGTGCCATACGTCTTTGTCCCATCAAAGCAAGCTCTCGGCCGTGCATGTGGGGTGACGAGGCCCGTGATCGCCTGCTCGGTGACCAGCAATGAGGCCAGCAACTTGAGAGATCCAATCAATAACCTCAAGGTGATGACCGATGGATCACCCCCGCCCTCTCTCAGAGGCTAAACCTCCCAACTTTTGCATTCACCTCCTTCACAGCTTGTTAATTCTATTCAACCTTATGAATCATTGCAGGTCGCTATTGAGAAGCTCCTGATCTGATCAGTGATCTGATGAGGTGAAGTTCAACCATGGCGTTTTCGGCGTGAAGGGCCTCACAAGGAGCCGGAGGCCTGGACTGGTGATGGTGTCTCTGTGTTGCAGATACCTGTGGTTCTAAGTTCCTTTTATATGTTTTTTGCCAGACAGTTTAGTCAGCTCCCAGTATTATGTCTGAGAATTTTCTGCCATTAATCTTAAAGAGCAGTGATTGATCAGTTGAATTATTGAGTTCTCCAATGAATTGATGTGTTCTGAGCAGGGTTGACAGTATTTGTTTTCGGTCAAACTGGCACTAACATGAATTAGTTTCGTCAGCGAAATTCAATAATCGAGTTCTCCAGTGAATTCAGTCCTTGCGAGATGACGAATTTGGAGCGAAATTCATGAAATTTGatgaattttgttcaaaattcaTTGAAAAACGGAGCATTTTGGAGGAGCTATAAATCCTGGGCAATGAATTTAAACGAAATTCAAGCGAAGCTGTGT
Above is a window of Oryza sativa Japonica Group chromosome 10, ASM3414082v1 DNA encoding:
- the LOC4348007 gene encoding uncharacterized protein, with translation MAEVNPKAYPLADSQLAQAIQELVSQAANYKQLKKGANEATKTLNRGIAEFVVMAADAEPLEILLHLPLLAEDKNVPYVFVPSKQALGRACGVTRPVIACSVTSNEASNLRDPINNLKVAIEKLLI